In one window of Nocardioides panacisoli DNA:
- the hemQ gene encoding hydrogen peroxide-dependent heme synthase, whose amino-acid sequence MSDPQADIKSNAAKINELNATQRFTMWSVFRLEVPLGEAVHAIRSPGNRKKEAKEVEKLFAALAQEDVVVRGVYDVAGLRADADVMIWWHAETSDALQAAYHRFRQTVFGARLAPVWSQMALHRPAEFNRSHLPAFLADEQAKKYVAVYPFVRSYEWYLLEDGERRRLLAEHGQMARDYPDVRANTVPSFALGDYEWMLAFECDDLTRIVDLMRHLRGSETRRHVREEVPFYTGTRLEVAELVSRLP is encoded by the coding sequence CGACCCCCAGGCCGACATCAAGTCCAACGCCGCGAAGATCAACGAGCTCAACGCGACGCAGCGCTTCACGATGTGGTCGGTGTTCCGGCTCGAGGTGCCGCTCGGCGAGGCCGTCCACGCGATCCGCAGCCCGGGCAACCGCAAGAAGGAGGCCAAGGAGGTCGAGAAGCTCTTCGCCGCCCTGGCCCAGGAGGACGTCGTCGTCCGTGGCGTGTACGACGTCGCCGGCCTCCGCGCCGACGCCGACGTGATGATCTGGTGGCACGCAGAGACCTCGGACGCCCTGCAGGCGGCGTACCACCGCTTCCGACAGACGGTGTTCGGCGCCCGCCTCGCGCCGGTGTGGTCGCAGATGGCGTTGCACCGCCCGGCGGAGTTCAACCGCAGCCACCTGCCGGCGTTCCTGGCCGACGAGCAGGCGAAGAAGTACGTCGCCGTCTACCCGTTCGTGCGCTCCTACGAGTGGTACCTCCTCGAGGACGGCGAGCGCCGGCGGCTGCTCGCCGAGCACGGCCAGATGGCGCGCGACTACCCCGACGTGCGGGCCAACACCGTGCCCAGCTTCGCGCTCGGCGACTACGAGTGGATGCTGGCCTTCGAGTGCGACGACCTCACCCGGATCGTGGACCTGATGCGCCACCTGCGTGGCTCGGAGACCCGCCGCCACGTCCGCGAGGAGGTGCCCTTCTACACCGGCACCCGCCTCGAGGTCGCCGAGCTCGTCTCCCGCCTTCCCTGA
- the msrB gene encoding peptide-methionine (R)-S-oxide reductase MsrB — MAYDVEKTDEEWRSQLSAEEYAVLRQAGTERAFTGEYTDTETTGVYRCKACQAKLFESDTKFHSGCGWPSFYQPISDTVEYLEDNSAGMQRTEVRCANCGSHLGHVFPDGYGTPTGDRYCINSISMTLEPADG; from the coding sequence ATGGCTTACGACGTCGAGAAGACCGACGAGGAGTGGCGCTCGCAGCTCAGTGCCGAGGAGTACGCCGTGCTCCGGCAGGCGGGCACCGAACGTGCCTTCACCGGCGAGTACACCGACACCGAGACCACCGGTGTCTACCGCTGCAAGGCCTGTCAGGCCAAGCTGTTCGAGTCCGACACCAAGTTCCACTCCGGCTGCGGCTGGCCCAGCTTCTACCAGCCCATCAGCGACACAGTGGAGTACCTCGAGGACAACTCGGCCGGCATGCAGCGCACCGAGGTCCGCTGCGCCAACTGCGGCTCCCACCTCGGCCACGTCTTCCCCGACGGCTACGGCACCCCGACCGGTGACCGCTACTGCATCAACTCCATCAGCATGACGCTGGAGCCCGCCGACGGCTGA
- a CDS encoding DNA polymerase domain-containing protein produces the protein MATSAPAYVTAGEREVRVSSPDRVIYEATDATPEVTKLMVAEYVAAVDDGLMRALRDRPTALERWPSGVREGFRLATGPQDSKADAFYQKRVPKGAPDYLKQVQVTFPSGRRAEEICPTEIAVPVWCAHMGTLTFHPWPVRRGDVDRPDELRLDLDPQPGTHFTDAARVADVARELLEELGLRPWVKTSGNRGIHVYVRIRPEWEFLDVRHAAIGFGRELARRDGQVTVDWWKEERGERIFVDYNQNCRDRTIASAYSLRPLPGAPVSTPLTWAELADVRDPREFNLFTVPDRIADGDPWAGIDDEASSIQPLLDLYEELPGGEMPFPPDHPKMPGEPPRVQPSKKVAEHWDEQGNRIE, from the coding sequence ATGGCCACGAGTGCGCCGGCGTACGTGACAGCGGGGGAGCGTGAGGTCCGGGTCTCCAGCCCGGACCGCGTGATCTACGAGGCGACCGACGCCACGCCCGAGGTCACCAAGCTGATGGTGGCCGAGTACGTCGCCGCCGTCGACGACGGGCTGATGCGCGCCCTGCGGGACCGGCCCACCGCCCTCGAGCGGTGGCCCTCCGGCGTGCGCGAGGGGTTCCGGCTCGCCACGGGGCCGCAGGACTCGAAGGCCGACGCGTTCTACCAGAAGCGGGTGCCCAAGGGCGCTCCGGACTACCTGAAGCAGGTGCAGGTCACCTTCCCCTCGGGGCGCAGGGCCGAGGAGATCTGCCCGACCGAGATCGCGGTGCCCGTGTGGTGCGCCCACATGGGGACGCTGACCTTCCACCCCTGGCCGGTGCGTCGCGGTGACGTCGACCGGCCCGACGAGCTGCGGCTCGACCTCGACCCCCAGCCCGGCACGCACTTCACCGACGCCGCCCGCGTGGCCGACGTCGCCCGCGAGCTGCTCGAGGAACTCGGCCTGCGCCCGTGGGTGAAGACCTCGGGCAACCGCGGCATCCACGTCTACGTGCGGATCCGGCCCGAGTGGGAGTTCCTCGACGTGCGGCACGCCGCCATCGGTTTCGGCCGCGAGCTCGCCCGCCGCGACGGCCAGGTGACCGTCGACTGGTGGAAGGAGGAGCGCGGTGAGCGGATCTTCGTGGACTACAACCAGAACTGCCGCGACCGGACCATCGCCTCGGCGTACTCGCTGCGGCCGCTGCCGGGGGCGCCCGTCTCGACACCGCTGACGTGGGCCGAGCTGGCCGACGTACGCGACCCGCGTGAGTTCAACCTGTTCACGGTGCCCGATCGCATCGCCGACGGCGACCCGTGGGCCGGCATCGACGACGAGGCGTCCTCGATCCAGCCGCTGCTCGACCTCTACGAGGAGCTGCCCGGCGGGGAGATGCCGTTCCCGCCCGACCACCCCAAGATGCCCGGTGAGCCGCCCCGGGTGCAGCCCAGCAAGAAGGTCGCGGAGCACTGGGACGAGCAGGGCAACCGGATCGAATGA
- a CDS encoding GNAT family N-acetyltransferase: MIELPEPPVLTEPTVRVQTSYLVGEQADMRHRGADATWLREASRDFAAYVATRVGVQERWGVPSELFWFTSGEYYLGSLVIRHRLTEDEGGGHVGYHVVQPWQGQGHATAMLGQALPRCRDLGIDPVLLTVAPDNAASMAVVGHHDGVPDGLNHEGELRFWITP, from the coding sequence GTGATCGAGCTGCCCGAGCCACCCGTGCTCACCGAGCCCACGGTGCGCGTCCAGACCTCCTACCTGGTCGGCGAGCAGGCCGACATGCGCCACCGGGGCGCTGACGCCACCTGGCTGCGCGAGGCCAGCCGCGACTTCGCGGCGTACGTCGCCACCCGCGTCGGCGTGCAGGAGCGGTGGGGCGTGCCGTCGGAGCTGTTCTGGTTCACCTCGGGCGAGTACTACCTCGGCTCGCTGGTCATCCGCCACCGGCTCACCGAGGACGAGGGTGGCGGCCACGTCGGCTACCACGTCGTGCAGCCCTGGCAGGGCCAGGGACATGCCACCGCGATGCTCGGCCAGGCGCTGCCACGGTGCCGCGACCTCGGCATCGACCCGGTGCTGCTGACCGTCGCGCCCGACAACGCCGCGTCGATGGCCGTCGTCGGCCACCACGACGGCGTCCCCGACGGGCTCAACCACGAGGGTGAGCTGCGGTTCTGGATCACCCCGTGA
- a CDS encoding DUF664 domain-containing protein has translation MSEDQRRATEPTEPAKGRAAGAERWADYLDWLRESMVVGVLALTDEQRRTSRVPSGWTPLELLSHVLHMEQRWFVWGFLGEDVPDPWGDWNVDEPWLGDNSDETRPAARWVVAPSVTAEDLAARLRSVGTRTRGVLRDHPLSATASPGGRFGDEPPTLEWICFHVVAEYARHAGHLDIVVELAATD, from the coding sequence GTGAGCGAGGACCAGCGCAGGGCGACGGAACCGACCGAGCCGGCCAAGGGCCGGGCCGCGGGTGCCGAGCGCTGGGCCGACTACCTCGACTGGCTACGGGAGTCGATGGTCGTCGGTGTCCTCGCCCTCACCGACGAGCAGCGGCGTACCAGCCGGGTGCCGTCGGGGTGGACGCCGCTGGAGCTGCTCAGCCACGTGCTCCACATGGAGCAGCGGTGGTTCGTGTGGGGCTTCCTCGGCGAGGACGTGCCCGACCCGTGGGGCGACTGGAACGTCGACGAGCCCTGGCTGGGCGATAACTCCGACGAGACCCGGCCCGCGGCGCGGTGGGTCGTCGCACCGTCGGTCACCGCCGAGGACCTCGCGGCGCGGCTGCGCTCGGTCGGCACCCGCACCCGCGGGGTGCTGCGCGACCACCCGCTGTCGGCGACCGCCTCACCCGGCGGCCGGTTCGGCGACGAGCCGCCGACGCTGGAGTGGATCTGCTTCCACGTGGTCGCCGAGTACGCACGCCATGCCGGGCACCTCGACATCGTGGTCGAGCTCGCCGCGACCGACTGA
- a CDS encoding ATP-dependent DNA ligase codes for MDLPVMPPVKPMLAKAVKGVPDPAKYDGLSFEPKWDGFRCLVFKDGDEVELASRNTKPLTRYFPELVAAMREQLPDRCVLDGEVFVAIGPRLQFEVLQERIHPAESRINKLAEETPAGFVAFDALALGEDSLLDRPFAERRAALADALADLPAGGPCHLTRVSTDPETAQRWFHEFEGAGLDGVIAKPLGAAYEPNKRTMLKIKHERTADVVVAGMREHKTSTPERPLLGSLLLGLYADGQLQHVGVAASFTEQRRAELWEEMQALACPIEEHPWGQWQEFLIANPGRQPGTGSRWSQGKDLSFTPLRPERVLEVKYDAMEGSRFRHTAHFKRWRPDRDPESCGYDQLEQPVRYDLAEVLGGEAPRA; via the coding sequence GTGGACCTCCCCGTGATGCCGCCGGTCAAGCCGATGCTCGCCAAGGCCGTCAAGGGCGTGCCGGACCCCGCGAAGTACGACGGCCTCTCCTTCGAGCCGAAGTGGGACGGCTTCCGCTGCCTGGTGTTCAAGGACGGCGACGAGGTCGAGCTCGCGAGCCGCAACACCAAGCCGCTGACGCGCTACTTCCCCGAGCTGGTCGCCGCGATGCGCGAGCAGCTCCCCGACCGCTGCGTGCTGGACGGGGAGGTGTTCGTCGCGATCGGCCCGCGGCTGCAGTTCGAGGTGCTCCAGGAGCGCATCCACCCCGCCGAGAGCCGTATCAACAAGCTCGCCGAGGAGACCCCGGCGGGCTTCGTGGCCTTCGACGCGCTGGCGCTGGGCGAGGACTCACTGCTCGACCGGCCCTTCGCCGAGCGGCGCGCGGCGTTGGCCGACGCGCTCGCGGACCTGCCCGCCGGGGGACCCTGCCACCTCACCCGGGTCAGCACCGACCCGGAGACCGCGCAGCGGTGGTTCCACGAGTTCGAGGGGGCAGGACTGGACGGCGTGATCGCCAAGCCGCTCGGGGCGGCGTACGAACCGAACAAGCGGACGATGCTCAAGATCAAGCACGAGCGGACCGCGGACGTGGTGGTGGCGGGCATGCGCGAGCACAAGACCAGCACGCCCGAGCGGCCGCTGCTGGGCAGTCTGCTACTGGGGCTCTACGCCGACGGGCAGCTGCAGCACGTGGGCGTCGCGGCGAGCTTCACCGAGCAGCGCCGTGCGGAGCTGTGGGAGGAGATGCAGGCGCTGGCCTGCCCCATCGAGGAGCACCCGTGGGGCCAGTGGCAGGAGTTCCTCATCGCCAACCCGGGCCGGCAGCCCGGCACCGGCAGCCGCTGGAGCCAGGGCAAGGACCTCAGCTTCACGCCGCTGCGCCCCGAGCGCGTGCTGGAGGTGAAGTACGACGCGATGGAGGGCAGCCGCTTCCGCCACACCGCGCACTTCAAGCGGTGGCGGCCCGACCGCGACCCGGAGTCGTGCGGCTACGACCAGCTCGAGCAGCCGGTGCGCTACGACCTCGCCGAGGTCCTCGGCGGGGAGGCGCCTCGGGCCTAG
- the pdxY gene encoding pyridoxal kinase PdxY, producing the protein MQFLSIQSAVAYGHVGNSAAVFPLQRLGHEVWPVHTVNFSNHTGYGAWRGPVLAAADVREVIAGIADRDALPHCDAVLSGYQGSPQIAEVIVEAVRRVKDANPAATYTCDPVMGNARSGCFVDPAIPPLIREHVVPVADIITPNQFELGFLTGHDELEEPASVEAILTAADRARAMGPSTVLVTSVDRSDAEPDTIEMIVVTADEAWLVTTPRLPLKANGSGDLTAALFTAHLRTTDSPALALSRTVSSVLAVLQETLDSGHRELRLIAAQDAIAAPPERFGATRLR; encoded by the coding sequence ATGCAGTTCCTCTCCATCCAGTCCGCCGTCGCGTACGGCCACGTGGGCAACTCCGCCGCGGTCTTCCCGCTGCAGCGACTGGGCCACGAGGTGTGGCCGGTCCACACGGTCAACTTCTCCAACCACACCGGGTACGGCGCCTGGCGCGGTCCGGTGCTCGCCGCGGCCGACGTCCGGGAGGTCATCGCCGGCATCGCCGACCGCGACGCACTCCCCCACTGCGACGCGGTGCTCTCGGGCTACCAGGGCTCGCCGCAGATCGCCGAGGTGATCGTGGAGGCCGTGCGCCGGGTCAAGGACGCCAACCCCGCGGCGACCTACACCTGTGACCCGGTGATGGGCAATGCCCGGTCGGGCTGCTTCGTCGACCCCGCCATCCCGCCGCTGATCCGCGAGCACGTCGTGCCGGTGGCCGACATCATCACGCCCAACCAGTTCGAGCTCGGCTTCCTCACCGGCCACGACGAGCTGGAGGAGCCCGCATCGGTCGAGGCGATCCTCACCGCCGCCGACCGCGCCCGCGCGATGGGTCCCAGCACGGTGCTGGTCACCTCGGTCGACCGCAGCGACGCCGAGCCCGACACCATCGAGATGATCGTGGTGACCGCGGACGAGGCCTGGCTGGTCACCACGCCGCGCCTGCCGCTGAAGGCCAACGGCTCCGGCGACCTCACCGCGGCCCTCTTCACCGCCCACCTGCGCACCACCGACTCCCCCGCACTCGCCCTGTCGCGCACGGTGTCCTCGGTGCTGGCGGTGCTGCAGGAGACGCTCGACTCGGGCCACCGGGAGCTACGGCTCATCGCCGCACAGGACGCGATCGCCGCCCCGCCGGAGCGATTCGGGGCCACGCGACTGCGCTGA
- a CDS encoding GMC family oxidoreductase encodes MTTWASRKQRSDEADYVVVGSGSSGAVVAGRLAEAGHSVILLEAGKADRRGMHAYFTKKPGMIGPMHSEPSLEKHFDWGYRSVPQSAMLDRQLPATRGKVAGGSSSVNGMVYVRGNRANYDSWAAEGNTGWSADEVNEAFKRYEDYQGGEDAYRGAGGPIKITLNERPQEATLQFIQATSDTLGVKVLEDYNGAEQEGIGRMQQNAAGGVRYSASRGYLHDLDPAGLEVQCEAHATRIVIEGNRATGVEVLDTGRGGGTRRLVRAGREVIVSAGFINSPQLLMLSGIGPAEHLASLGIETIADLPVGDNMHDHLFHPLSFHVPSVEYQGNPKTFFKGVVKDVVRGGSFLDNSVFESVGFVRTSRATDVPDLQLHLLPWTYPSPNQDAPIRHMPDPRPGVTIFSTLIYPKSRGTIRLASADPTAAPLIDYGYFTHPDDVEVLAEGTEMIREIMAGAAFGGGVRAEIHPGPEVPNGPELRVALKNRATSVYHGVGSCRMGVDERAVVGPDLTVRGIEGLRVADASIMPSITGGNTNAPCYMIGERATDFILDRV; translated from the coding sequence ATGACGACGTGGGCATCGAGGAAGCAGCGCAGTGACGAGGCCGACTACGTCGTCGTGGGATCCGGCAGCTCCGGCGCGGTGGTCGCGGGCCGACTCGCCGAGGCCGGCCACTCGGTCATCCTCCTCGAGGCCGGCAAGGCCGACCGCCGCGGCATGCACGCCTACTTCACCAAGAAGCCCGGGATGATCGGGCCGATGCACTCCGAGCCCTCGCTGGAGAAGCACTTCGACTGGGGCTACCGCTCGGTGCCGCAGTCCGCGATGCTCGACCGGCAGCTGCCCGCGACGCGCGGCAAGGTCGCCGGTGGGTCCAGCTCGGTCAACGGCATGGTCTACGTGCGCGGCAACCGGGCCAACTACGACTCCTGGGCCGCCGAGGGCAACACCGGGTGGTCCGCCGACGAGGTCAACGAGGCCTTCAAGCGCTACGAGGACTACCAGGGCGGCGAGGACGCCTACCGCGGCGCCGGCGGGCCCATCAAGATCACCCTCAACGAGCGGCCGCAGGAGGCCACGCTCCAGTTCATCCAGGCCACCTCCGACACCCTCGGGGTCAAGGTGCTCGAGGACTACAACGGCGCCGAGCAGGAGGGCATCGGCCGGATGCAGCAGAACGCCGCCGGCGGCGTCCGCTACTCGGCCTCGCGTGGCTACCTCCACGACCTCGACCCCGCCGGGCTCGAGGTCCAGTGCGAGGCGCACGCCACCCGCATCGTGATCGAGGGCAACCGCGCCACCGGTGTCGAGGTGCTCGACACCGGCCGGGGCGGGGGCACCCGACGCCTCGTCCGCGCGGGCCGGGAGGTCATCGTCTCGGCCGGCTTCATCAACTCCCCGCAGCTGCTGATGCTCTCGGGCATCGGCCCTGCCGAGCACCTGGCGAGCCTGGGCATCGAGACCATCGCCGACCTGCCCGTCGGCGACAACATGCACGACCACCTCTTCCACCCGCTCTCGTTCCACGTGCCGAGCGTGGAGTACCAGGGCAACCCGAAGACCTTCTTCAAGGGCGTGGTCAAGGACGTCGTCCGCGGCGGCTCGTTCCTGGACAACTCCGTGTTCGAGTCCGTCGGGTTCGTGCGCACCAGCAGGGCCACCGACGTGCCCGACCTGCAGCTGCACCTGCTGCCGTGGACCTATCCCAGCCCCAACCAGGACGCCCCGATCCGGCACATGCCCGACCCGCGTCCCGGCGTCACGATCTTCTCCACGCTGATCTACCCCAAGAGCCGGGGCACCATCCGGTTGGCGTCGGCGGACCCGACCGCCGCGCCGCTCATCGACTACGGGTACTTCACCCACCCCGACGACGTCGAGGTCCTCGCCGAGGGCACCGAGATGATCCGGGAGATCATGGCCGGCGCCGCCTTCGGTGGCGGCGTCCGCGCCGAGATCCACCCGGGCCCCGAGGTCCCCAACGGCCCCGAACTGCGGGTCGCGCTGAAGAACCGCGCCACGTCGGTCTACCACGGCGTCGGGAGCTGCCGCATGGGCGTGGACGAGCGCGCCGTGGTCGGGCCCGACCTGACGGTGCGCGGCATCGAGGGGCTACGGGTCGCCGATGCCTCGATCATGCCCTCGATCACCGGCGGCAACACCAACGCGCCCTGCTACATGATCGGCGAGCGCGCCACCGACTTCATCCTCGACCGCGTCTGA
- a CDS encoding succinic semialdehyde dehydrogenase, with protein sequence MSDVQRPASITDEFLTRLVARVPGSTGNTWKLTEVYTGEVLVELPQSTPEDIETAYAEARAAQRLWAQWPLKRRLEVFHRAHALLVDNAHTIADLIQVESGKNRRMAVEESCDPPMVISHYLKRAPKLLKPVTRGGPVPVVTTSKEVRVPKGVVGVIAPWNFPFATGLSDAIPALMAGNAVVVKPDNKTALSPLYGIELLERAGLPRGLFQVVCGEGPDVGPTLIDHADYVMFTGSTATGRVIGERAGRNLIGCCLELGGKNPMVVLDDVDADEWAQQALFAVFGNTGQICMAMERMYLPASRYEELKAAFVRATEALVIGATYDFGPEIGSLVSVEQRERVAGHVEDAVAKGATVVTGGRERPDIGPAFYEPTVLEGVTRDMDAGCTETFGPVVSLYPYRSIDEAVVLANDTDYGLNASVWGTDLERAEAVAHRIESGNVNINDGLAAAYAAKGTPSGGVKNSGVGARHGDQGLLKYTDVKNVATVKKPVLGPQPGQDYDAYVKQMLTSLKVMKRLRVR encoded by the coding sequence GTGAGCGACGTGCAGCGTCCCGCCAGCATCACCGACGAGTTCCTCACCCGGCTCGTCGCCCGGGTGCCGGGCAGCACCGGCAACACCTGGAAGCTCACCGAGGTCTACACCGGCGAGGTGCTCGTCGAGCTGCCGCAGTCGACACCGGAGGACATCGAGACGGCGTACGCCGAGGCGCGGGCGGCGCAGCGGCTGTGGGCCCAGTGGCCCCTCAAGCGGCGCCTGGAGGTCTTCCACCGTGCACACGCGCTGCTGGTCGACAACGCGCACACCATCGCCGACCTGATCCAGGTCGAGAGCGGGAAGAACCGCCGCATGGCCGTGGAGGAGAGCTGCGACCCGCCGATGGTGATCAGTCACTACCTCAAGCGCGCGCCGAAGCTGCTCAAGCCGGTCACGCGTGGCGGACCGGTGCCGGTCGTGACCACGTCGAAGGAGGTCCGTGTCCCCAAGGGCGTCGTCGGCGTGATCGCGCCGTGGAACTTCCCCTTCGCCACCGGACTCTCCGACGCGATCCCTGCGCTGATGGCGGGCAACGCCGTCGTGGTCAAGCCCGACAACAAGACCGCGCTGTCCCCCCTCTACGGGATCGAGCTGCTCGAGCGGGCCGGCCTGCCCAGGGGACTGTTCCAGGTCGTGTGCGGCGAGGGGCCCGACGTGGGACCGACACTGATCGACCACGCCGACTACGTGATGTTCACCGGTTCCACCGCAACGGGACGGGTCATCGGGGAGCGCGCCGGACGCAACCTCATCGGCTGCTGCCTCGAGCTCGGCGGCAAGAACCCGATGGTGGTGCTCGACGACGTCGACGCCGACGAATGGGCACAACAGGCCCTGTTCGCGGTCTTCGGCAACACCGGCCAGATCTGCATGGCGATGGAGCGGATGTACCTCCCCGCCTCGCGCTACGAGGAGCTCAAGGCCGCCTTCGTGCGGGCGACCGAGGCGCTGGTGATCGGCGCGACCTACGACTTCGGGCCCGAGATCGGCTCGCTGGTCAGCGTCGAGCAGCGCGAGCGGGTCGCGGGCCACGTCGAGGACGCCGTGGCCAAGGGCGCGACCGTCGTCACCGGTGGCCGTGAGCGCCCCGACATCGGGCCCGCGTTCTACGAGCCCACCGTCCTCGAGGGCGTCACCCGCGACATGGACGCCGGCTGCACCGAGACCTTCGGCCCCGTCGTGTCGCTCTACCCCTACCGCAGCATCGACGAGGCCGTCGTGCTCGCCAACGACACCGACTACGGCCTCAACGCCTCGGTCTGGGGCACCGACCTGGAGCGCGCCGAGGCGGTCGCCCACCGGATCGAGTCGGGCAACGTCAACATCAACGACGGCCTCGCCGCGGCGTACGCCGCCAAGGGGACGCCGTCGGGCGGGGTCAAGAACTCCGGCGTCGGTGCCCGTCACGGCGACCAGGGCCTGCTGAAGTACACCGACGTCAAGAACGTCGCCACGGTCAAGAAGCCCGTCCTCGGGCCCCAGCCCGGCCAGGACTACGACGCCTACGTCAAGCAGATGCTGACCTCGTTGAAGGTCATGAAACGCCTCCGCGTCCGCTGA
- a CDS encoding Hsp20/alpha crystallin family protein, producing the protein MLIRTTDPFRDFDRLANQLLGGATGTTNRPSVMPMDAWREGEDFVLEFDLPGVSAESIDIDVERNVLTVRAERVAGNGDWERLASERPHGQFSRQLVLGDNLDLDRIDASYDAGVLRLVVPVAEKAKPRKIEVSGGAKELTA; encoded by the coding sequence ATGTTGATCCGCACCACCGACCCCTTCCGCGACTTCGACCGCCTGGCCAACCAGCTCCTCGGCGGAGCGACCGGGACCACCAACCGTCCGAGCGTGATGCCGATGGACGCTTGGCGCGAGGGCGAGGACTTCGTGCTCGAGTTCGACCTCCCCGGCGTCAGCGCCGAGAGCATCGACATCGACGTCGAGCGCAACGTGCTGACGGTCCGCGCCGAGCGCGTGGCCGGCAACGGCGACTGGGAGCGACTCGCCTCCGAGCGGCCGCACGGCCAGTTCAGCCGGCAGCTCGTGCTCGGCGACAACCTCGACCTGGACCGCATCGACGCGTCGTACGACGCGGGCGTGCTGCGCCTGGTCGTGCCGGTCGCGGAGAAGGCCAAGCCGCGCAAGATCGAGGTCAGCGGGGGCGCTAAGGAACTCACCGCCTGA
- a CDS encoding MerR family transcriptional regulator, translating into MYAISVAADMAAMQVQNLRVYERRGLIEPDRTAGGSRLYSAADVDRLVRIGELLAEGLNLAGIGRVLRLEAEVARLQEDNRRLRRARRT; encoded by the coding sequence GTGTATGCCATCTCCGTCGCCGCCGACATGGCCGCGATGCAGGTGCAGAACCTGCGGGTCTACGAGCGGCGGGGCCTGATCGAGCCCGACCGCACGGCCGGCGGCTCGCGCCTCTACAGCGCCGCCGACGTCGACCGACTGGTGCGCATCGGCGAGCTCCTCGCCGAGGGGCTCAACCTCGCAGGGATCGGCCGGGTCCTCCGACTGGAGGCCGAGGTGGCGCGGCTGCAGGAGGACAACCGGCGCCTGCGACGTGCGCGGAGGACATGA
- a CDS encoding dioxygenase family protein encodes MDTSTAERMPALYIGHGAPPLLDDPRWSAQLAAWARDLPRPRAILIVSAHWESAPIALSASGVELVYDFGGFDPKYYLERYDTPDASDLAARVAALMPATEPVHQHSSRGLDHGAWVPLKLMYPEADIPVLQMSLPNHDPERLLAIGRRLQALRDEGVLIVGSGFLTHGLPFLRDFRIDAPPPGWSTDFDAWAAEALSRGDVDELAAYRDRAPGMPYAHPSVEHYSPLFVTLGAATDPGRPGTQVIADEFWMGLSKRSLQVS; translated from the coding sequence ATGGACACCTCCACGGCCGAGCGCATGCCCGCGCTCTACATCGGCCACGGCGCACCGCCCCTGCTCGACGACCCGCGGTGGTCCGCCCAGCTCGCGGCGTGGGCCCGCGACCTCCCCCGACCGCGCGCGATCCTGATCGTCAGCGCCCACTGGGAGTCCGCGCCGATCGCGCTCTCGGCCAGCGGCGTGGAGCTGGTCTACGACTTCGGCGGCTTCGACCCGAAGTACTACCTCGAGCGCTACGACACCCCCGACGCCTCCGACCTCGCCGCACGGGTGGCCGCCCTGATGCCCGCGACCGAGCCGGTGCACCAGCACTCCTCACGCGGCCTGGACCACGGGGCGTGGGTGCCACTGAAGCTGATGTACCCCGAGGCCGACATCCCCGTGCTGCAGATGTCGCTGCCCAACCACGACCCCGAGCGGCTGCTCGCCATCGGACGGCGGCTGCAGGCACTGCGCGACGAAGGAGTGCTCATCGTGGGGTCGGGGTTCCTCACCCACGGCCTGCCGTTCCTGCGGGACTTCCGCATCGACGCACCGCCGCCGGGCTGGTCCACCGACTTCGACGCCTGGGCCGCCGAGGCGCTGTCCCGCGGCGACGTGGACGAGCTCGCGGCGTACCGCGACCGCGCGCCGGGCATGCCCTATGCCCACCCGAGCGTGGAGCACTACAGCCCCCTGTTCGTCACCCTCGGCGCCGCGACCGACCCCGGCCGGCCGGGCACCCAAGTCATCGCCGACGAGTTCTGGATGGGCCTGTCCAAGCGGAGCCTCCAGGTCTCCTGA